A single region of the Acidobacteriota bacterium genome encodes:
- a CDS encoding serine/threonine-protein kinase yields MSKQIGSFEIVRRLEAHAGAASYVGRDSTDGSPATIDVWAAEMPEAQARFLDRATAAAVLEHDHVARILDFGIDKTTSCRIEEACDGETLETRLRQGDELPRETALAWLAQIARALEYAHGMGVIHGDLHPGMVTIRSDGTAALRGFANPRTTGKLRYRAPELLRGDPADARTDLYAFGVLLHRLLTYEPGRHQTVPRRLKSAASLPLKDLPSDFPRRLLPVLEGCLDEDPAGRLDSFTSVLGALEATAHDVTATEASLADVELQGRVPGKDGDPPPSLEKVAAAIKRPSRSRFRRRWLTFATVAGTALWVGGTLWWSKGSPAVAGSDAPVAEEAVVAEAERPGTADAAPNPLPSGDVPLPTDGTAPAGTAANRPLPVRPASLGTGRLALAPAWHPEITVSVAGGEPVVLDRRRVFEVEAGVDHVLTFELATRDYQIREQLVTQVPSGRLLETPVPLVRPGFLSVAPADESARPVFVRIGDEAIGWTPINGLQIPVGTHVLSVFKNPTWRPEERVDQQIRVRSRQETTVHFDLESEPPALIVDGQRIEYAPVDEEPAP; encoded by the coding sequence ATGAGCAAACAGATCGGCAGCTTCGAGATCGTTCGCCGCCTTGAAGCCCACGCCGGAGCCGCTTCGTACGTCGGCCGCGACTCGACGGACGGTTCCCCGGCGACGATCGACGTCTGGGCGGCGGAGATGCCGGAGGCACAGGCCCGCTTTCTCGACCGGGCCACCGCCGCGGCGGTGCTCGAGCACGACCATGTCGCCCGGATTCTCGATTTCGGCATCGACAAAACCACCTCGTGCCGCATCGAGGAAGCCTGCGACGGCGAGACGCTCGAAACGAGGCTCAGACAGGGCGACGAATTGCCGAGGGAGACCGCCCTCGCCTGGCTGGCACAGATCGCACGCGCACTGGAGTACGCCCATGGGATGGGCGTCATCCATGGCGACCTGCACCCCGGCATGGTCACGATCCGCTCCGACGGCACGGCGGCGCTACGCGGCTTTGCAAATCCGCGCACCACGGGCAAACTCCGGTACCGCGCCCCGGAACTCCTTCGCGGCGACCCCGCGGACGCACGCACCGACCTCTACGCCTTCGGCGTCCTGCTCCACCGCCTGCTGACCTACGAGCCCGGAAGACACCAGACCGTTCCCCGCCGGCTCAAGTCCGCGGCTTCCCTGCCGCTCAAGGACTTGCCCTCCGACTTTCCACGTCGGCTGCTCCCCGTCCTCGAGGGTTGCCTTGATGAAGATCCGGCGGGCCGTCTCGACAGCTTCACATCCGTTCTCGGCGCCCTCGAGGCCACGGCCCACGACGTGACCGCCACCGAGGCTTCCCTGGCAGATGTCGAACTCCAGGGCCGCGTTCCCGGGAAGGACGGCGATCCACCGCCGAGTCTCGAGAAGGTGGCGGCGGCCATCAAGCGGCCATCGCGTTCCCGTTTCCGACGCCGCTGGTTGACGTTCGCGACCGTAGCCGGAACCGCGCTCTGGGTCGGCGGCACGCTTTGGTGGTCCAAGGGGAGTCCAGCCGTCGCCGGTTCCGACGCTCCGGTGGCCGAGGAAGCCGTAGTCGCGGAGGCTGAACGGCCGGGCACGGCGGATGCTGCGCCCAACCCTCTCCCCTCCGGCGACGTACCTCTCCCAACGGACGGCACCGCGCCGGCTGGCACAGCCGCGAACAGGCCGTTGCCTGTCCGCCCGGCGAGCCTGGGCACCGGCCGCCTCGCTCTGGCCCCAGCCTGGCACCCTGAGATCACGGTGTCGGTGGCAGGCGGCGAGCCGGTCGTTCTGGACCGCCGGAGAGTGTTCGAAGTCGAAGCCGGCGTCGACCACGTGCTCACCTTCGAACTCGCCACACGCGACTACCAGATCAGGGAGCAGTTGGTGACCCAGGTTCCATCGGGCCGCCTGCTCGAAACGCCGGTGCCCCTCGTACGACCCGGATTCCTCAGCGTGGCTCCAGCGGACGAGTCGGCACGTCCCGTCTTCGTGCGGATCGGCGACGAAGCGATCGGCTGGACACCGATCAATGGGCTGCAGATACCGGTCGGCACCCATGTCCTGAGCGTCTTCAAGAACCCGACCTGGCGGCCCGAGGAGCGGGTCGACCAGCAGATTCGGGTGCGTTCCAGGCAGGAGACCACGGTGCACTTCGACCTCGAATCCGAGCCGCCGGCGTTGATCGTGGACGGCCAGAGGATCGAGTACGCTCCGGTTGATGAGGAGCCCGCGCCGTAA
- a CDS encoding glycosyltransferase family 2 protein translates to MRSPRRNSDAGAEPTPLEVSVLVPVLNEEATVAALAERVLANLDAIDTRCELLFIDDGSTDGTSDAVRREHERDPRVRLVRLRRNFGKAAALSAGVDHANGRVLVTMDGDLQDDPDEIPRLLQALEDGPLDLVSGWKRTRRDPLRRRMASKVFNWVTRTLSNVKLHDFNSGFKAYRREVLEQVAVYGELHRYIPVLASRRGFAVGEIPVAHHPRRVGRSRYGWDRSYKGPVDLITVLFISRFTRRPLHLFGPIGLISVALGFGICAYLAALWFAGESLSNRPLLLLGVLLMVLGIQIVTTGLIGELITFKNFRRHDSYSVRELVG, encoded by the coding sequence ATGAGGAGCCCGCGCCGTAACAGCGACGCTGGCGCTGAACCCACGCCGCTCGAAGTCAGCGTGCTGGTACCGGTGCTCAACGAGGAGGCTACCGTCGCCGCTCTGGCGGAGCGCGTCCTGGCGAACCTGGACGCGATCGACACCCGCTGCGAGCTCCTGTTCATCGACGACGGCTCGACCGACGGCACGTCCGATGCGGTGCGGCGGGAACACGAACGCGACCCAAGGGTCCGCCTCGTCCGCCTGCGCCGGAACTTCGGCAAGGCGGCCGCGCTCTCGGCTGGGGTGGACCACGCCAACGGCCGTGTTCTGGTGACGATGGACGGTGACCTGCAGGACGACCCGGACGAGATTCCGAGACTCTTGCAAGCCCTCGAAGACGGCCCGCTCGACCTGGTCAGCGGCTGGAAGCGGACCCGCCGCGACCCCCTGCGGCGCCGCATGGCGTCGAAGGTCTTCAACTGGGTCACGCGGACCCTTTCCAACGTGAAGCTGCACGACTTCAACTCCGGCTTCAAGGCGTATCGCCGGGAGGTCCTGGAGCAGGTGGCCGTCTACGGTGAACTCCACCGGTACATTCCGGTCCTCGCCAGCCGTCGCGGCTTCGCCGTCGGCGAGATCCCGGTCGCTCACCACCCGCGTCGCGTCGGCCGAAGCCGCTACGGTTGGGATCGGTCCTACAAGGGCCCGGTCGACCTGATCACGGTGCTCTTCATCAGCCGCTTCACCCGCCGGCCATTGCATCTCTTCGGACCGATCGGCCTGATCAGCGTTGCCCTGGGCTTCGGCATCTGCGCCTACCTGGCCGCGCTCTGGTTCGCGGGCGAGTCCCTCTCCAACCGGCCACTCCTGCTCCTTGGCGTCCTGCTCATGGTGCTCGGCATACAGATCGTCACCACCGGACTGATCGGCGAACTGATCACCTTCAAGAACTTCCGCCGCCACGACAGCTACTCGGTTCGCGAACTGGTCGGTTGA